In Helianthus annuus cultivar XRQ/B chromosome 9, HanXRQr2.0-SUNRISE, whole genome shotgun sequence, the following are encoded in one genomic region:
- the LOC110943317 gene encoding uncharacterized protein LOC110943317, which yields MSRLVPYLVTLEPKRIARFIGGLAPEIKVSVKASRPTTFRSVANLSLSLTLDAVRQRSLRHSDEGKRKHEDDNSHRSDKKCKGNSNHKKSSGFRKDGQQSDEKPKCKTCKKCHMGKCRYESKSQSQPRACGICKSSEHKTLDCKTIKDATCYNCNEKGHIKSNFPKYAKKPEEGKKTNARVFQMNAQEAIQNDNIAAPVGTVALLICSLGGLVETSASE from the exons atgtctcgattggttccttacttgGTGACACTGGAACCAAAACgtatagcccgtttcattgggggtttagccccggaGATCAAAGTTAGTGTGAAAGCATCTCGACCTactacctttagatctgtagctaaTTTGTCATTATCTCTTACCCTTgatgcggtcaggcagagatcgcttagGCATTCTGATGAGGGGAAGAGGAAACATGAGGATGATAACTCACATCGTTCAGATAAGAAGTGTAAAGGGAATTCAAATCACAAGAAGAGTTCGGGATTCAGAAAAGATGGCCAACAGTCGGAtgagaagcccaaatgcaagacctgcaagaagtgcCATATGGGAAAGTGCAGGTATGAATCGAAATCCCAATCGCAGCCTAGGGCTTGCGGGATCTGCAAATCTAGTGAGCATAAGACGTTGGACTGTAAGACGATAAAGGAtgcgacttgttacaactgtaacgagaaggggcatatcaagtcTAACttcccaaagtatgccaagaaaccTGAAGAAGGTAAAAAGACCAATGCTcgggtctttcagatgaacgcTCAAGAAGCGATTCAGAATGACAAC ATAGCAGCACCAGTTGGAACAGTGGCTCTCTTGATTTGCAGCTTGGGTGGTCTTGTTGAGACCTCTGCTTCAgagtag